The Candidatus Neomarinimicrobiota bacterium genome has a window encoding:
- a CDS encoding FtsX-like permease family protein has translation MTPQRLIARRYLRAHHSYGFISFIGYMGMAGLAIGVAALILTLSAVRGFENEVAVKVAGMDGHLRLANALGEDVPLPDSLLQTLRDDPQLTQVVPFIARHALVRHGSRSDGILLLGADLEQLAAALNLDGFITAGALPAPGDTSSIVLGEKQAQLLQAAPGDRVILLDITYLLGQQGIRGREFTVAATYRSGMVEYDQLLAFTSLNAASALFGQVGNPSMAIINVTNRQEADDVGDRLERQLGFPYYLTSWRQRHANLFQWLKGQQTPILMVFGFIALVALVNIFSTLGLVVVEKQRDIGILRSLGFSRRHIQQIFLYQGAAVGLVGGLGGTALALVLGVLQMRYGLLALNSDIYFMDALPIQWSWQALVVIPALAFALSLVAAAGPAWRAANVRPAVALRYE, from the coding sequence GTGACCCCTCAGCGGCTGATTGCCCGGCGCTATCTCAGGGCCCACCACAGCTACGGCTTCATATCATTCATCGGCTACATGGGGATGGCGGGCCTGGCGATCGGTGTGGCGGCTCTCATCCTCACCCTGAGTGCCGTGCGCGGTTTTGAAAACGAGGTGGCGGTCAAAGTCGCCGGGATGGACGGCCACCTGCGGCTTGCCAATGCCCTGGGCGAAGATGTGCCCCTTCCCGATTCACTGCTGCAGACCTTGCGCGACGACCCCCAACTTACCCAGGTCGTTCCTTTCATTGCCCGCCACGCTCTGGTGCGCCATGGGAGCCGCTCCGACGGCATTCTGCTGCTGGGCGCCGATCTGGAGCAATTGGCCGCGGCGTTGAATCTGGACGGCTTCATCACTGCCGGCGCACTGCCCGCCCCGGGCGATACCAGCTCTATTGTGCTCGGCGAAAAGCAGGCCCAGCTGCTTCAGGCCGCCCCTGGAGACCGAGTCATTCTCCTGGACATCACCTACCTTCTGGGACAGCAGGGTATTCGCGGCCGCGAGTTCACGGTGGCAGCGACCTACCGCTCCGGCATGGTGGAGTATGACCAGCTGCTGGCCTTTACCTCCTTGAATGCCGCTAGCGCACTTTTCGGACAGGTTGGCAACCCCTCCATGGCTATCATCAACGTGACCAACCGCCAGGAGGCTGACGACGTGGGCGATCGACTCGAGCGGCAGCTGGGCTTTCCCTACTACCTGACATCCTGGCGGCAGCGCCACGCCAACCTGTTTCAGTGGCTTAAGGGGCAGCAAACCCCCATCCTGATGGTGTTTGGCTTTATCGCCCTGGTGGCCCTGGTGAACATCTTCAGCACACTGGGCTTGGTCGTGGTGGAGAAGCAGCGCGACATCGGCATCCTGCGTAGCCTGGGATTCAGCAGGCGGCATATCCAGCAAATATTTCTCTATCAGGGGGCCGCGGTGGGGCTTGTGGGTGGGCTGGGAGGCACGGCGCTGGCATTAGTCCTTGGCGTTCTGCAGATGAGATACGGTCTGCTGGCCCTCAATTCAGACATCTATTTCATGGATGCCCTGCCTATCCAATGGTCGTGGCAGGCATTGGTGGTGATACCTGCGTTGGCCTTTGCTCTCTCGCTGGTGGCTGCTGCGGGGCCGGCCTGGCGGGCAGCGAACGTGAGGCCAGCCGTAGCGCTGCGCTATGAATAG